In Acidobacteriota bacterium, the sequence GCGCAATCTCGTCCGACAGGTACCGTTTGAGGATTAACCGTTCCTCCTCGTATCCGGTGACGGCAGGTCCCTCGCTCACCAACGTCCTCCCCAGACTCTTGAGTTCGCGAGCCAAACCCCGTACCCGGGTCTGTCGGGCATACGAAAAGGGCTGGGAAAACCCACGTCCGATCCGTTTTCCGAATGCCGATACGGGATGTCGGGGCTTCAACTCCTCGCTATTCCATACTAGCGCAAATTGGCTTTTGTTTAGGAGTTCACTCTTCAAAGACAAGGGTGAGCGGTTTTCCCAGGAGACCCTGCAATGGCGGTGGGCTGATGGCGATCGCTTCGCCGCGGTCGAGCGCGGCGGCAAGATCGAAATCCTGATAGAGGATGAGATAGGCGGTCCAAAGGTAACTCGCTCGCCAGGCTACCGTACAGTGCAGGAAGATCCGCCCGGGGTTTTCCTCGAGCGCGACGGCGAATTGCTTGACCGCCTCCGCGGTGTAGGGGTGGTCTTCGCCGCCGAGCGGAATGTGGATGTATTTCATGCCCAGGTCGCGAACGATTTCGGCCTCATCAAACGGGACCCGGTCGCGGTCGTCCATCTCGCTAGAAGTGCGCAGATTGACGATTACGGTGACGCCAAGCTCGCGAAGTCGGTGCAACGCGTCCTCGTCCGGCTGGCCGCCGATCAACAATCGGCCGTCCTCGAAGATCCCGCTCCGAACGCCGTTGAAGTCCTCGATTTTTTTCGGGAGACCCGTTGGATCGATTCCCAACGAGTTCACCACCGGATCTTGAGAGAACGAAACACCGAAAGTCGCGGTCAATGCCAGTGCTGCGGTTGCGGCGATCCTTCGGAAGCAATTCACGGCCTATCCCTTTCCGTGTCGCGTTTCTCCTCCGCCGACGAACGGCGGGCTCGAATCGGTCTTGAGCCCATTCTCAAAACGTTTCAAGTAATCCGCGAGCGGTTTTGCGAACGTACGCCAGATTGAAATTGATCTGATTGAAATGAACGACGTGTTCGCATGCAGATCGCCCGTTTACACTGTCACCGGTTGCGGCGTAGGCGCGGGCCTTGAGCAGCCAGACCTGCGGGTTCTGTTGGTTGGCCTGCTCGAACTGTTCCAACGCTTCCGCGAAGTTGCCTTCGGCCAGAGCGATCATTCCTTCGAGTTCGTGCGTGCGCTGGACTTCGAATCGGATATTGTGTTCGGCGACCTGCTGGCGATACTCGCTGGCGAGTTCGGACGCTGTCGCGAGGTCGAATTCGGCGAGCGCAACTCGAGCGAGATCCCACTTCCGGTTTCGTACGGTACCCTCCTTGATCTCGTCAATTGCGTCTGAGCTCTGCATCATTTCGAGCTGCAAATCGTATGTCTCCGCCGCTTCATCGATCCGGCCGGAAAAAAGCAGAATGTTGGCAGTGGTGTTGAGATCGGCCGACATGGCGGTCCGATCATCGGTTTCGGCTGCGATGTCGTATCGCCTGTCGATTTCGATAAGCGCGTTTTCGAAATCACCCTCGTGCAGATAGCTGGCCGCCCTCCATGTGCAGGCTTGGCGGCGCTCTGCGTCGTTGCGAGCGATGTCTTCGATACCTGTGAATGTGGAACGTGCATCTTCGAACAGGCCCATGAAAATTTGGTCATTGCCGATTCCGATGTACGAGGCGATAAAAGTGGGTTCAATCGCAAGCGCCTTTTTGTAGCGCTCGATAGACTCTTCGAAACGGCCCATCCTCATCAGCAGTTCGGCGTACGAATCATAAGGGTTGGGCTGGTCCGGAATGAGCTCGGCGTATCGCTGGAAAGCCTTCTCGGCCCCCTCGAAATCACCGATGAACCGAAGGGCATAGCCGAGCTGGTTGTACGGCTGGGCAAATTCCGGATTGACCTCGATTGCAGCCTTGAAGGCAGAAATCGCACGCTCGTAATCCTGCTGGTTGAAAAAGAAGAAGTTCCCGATCGCGTTGTGCGCCCGTTCGTCGTTCGGGAATAATGCAACGAGAGCTTCGAGCTTGGCCTGCTGGGTTTCGGGATCTCCGGCCACTGCCGCCTCGAATGCGCCGATCAGCAGTCTCTCTCCGCCGCTCGCATTGCCACTATGTTCGATCGCACGCCGCAACGCCTCGAAGAACTCCTGGTTGGTGGCTGCGGTGTTTGCAACTCGCAGGTGGGCAAGGGCGAATTGGGGATCTGCTTCGACCGCCTTCAGGAAGTACTCGTGAGCGTCTGTGACGCGAAGATTGTCGAACAGCCAGCGTCCTTTCAAAAAGGCGTCGCGCGCCAGTTCCGAGGAGGTCGTCATCGGGATCTTGCTGGTGTCCACCCTGGGGGTTGTCGGAGTTTGTGACACGCCGCAGGCAAACGCCGCAGTCAACAGACTCACCGAGATCATCCGAACCGCTGCTGCTCCTGCCACAATCCGCTCCTTCCCGTTCAGCTGTTCATGTCGGCGATACGCAATATTTGGCGGACAGTTTCAAGCGAGACGTGTAACTATTCGCGGTGGGGAACCGTCTTTTCATGCGGATGAGGCGACCGGATTTCGACGCCGCAGTGGCGACTCACGGACGACGGGTGTTCACGCTCGCGTTGTATCTGCTCGCAGATCAAGAGGAGGCGGAGGACGTGACCCAGGAAGTGTTGATCCGGTTCTGGCGGAGAGGGCACGAGGTGGCCCCGGAGAGGATCGGGGGCTGGCTCGCCCGGGTCACGAAGAATGCGTGCTTCGACGAAATGCGGAAGAGCCGCCGAAGATCGGGGAATACCGAGTCGATCTCCGATAGCGTCAATCTCGAACCACAGGACTCGGCAGCGGACCCCGAACGTTTGGCAGGAATGTCACAGCTCGGCGGACGGATAGTCAGAGCCCTCGGGATGCTCCCGGAGGCGCAACGCTGCGTCGTCATACTCCGAGAAATCCAGGGTTTGTCCTACCGCGAAATCAGCCAGGCTCTCGACATCTCCGAGAGCAACGTCCGAGTCACGCTCCACCGCGGGCGCCGCAGGTTGCGGGAAGAGCTGAGGGAGGTGCACGACCATGTCGCAGCATGTTGACCCCGTCGATTGCTCGGAGTTCCGTGAATTGGTCGACGCGTGGGTTGACGACGAGTTGGATGCCACAGACGAGGCACGGCTGACGGCTCATCTGGAGTCGTGCGTTGACTGCAGGGAGGAGCGGGAGTTGGCCGCCAGCGTTGCGTCGCAGCTGCGCTCCCTTCCGGAGGTTGATCTGCCGGAATCAGTGGCTGCCGCGGTGCGCCGCAAAACGCGGGCGTGGCCGACGGTGGGGCTCTCGGGCGTGCGCCAGGGCCCGCTTTTCCGCCCGCTGCCCGCCGCGGTGGCTGTGGCCGTGGCCGTCGCTGTGATGGTAATTCTCGTCATTCCCCGGAAGAGTCCCAACCAACCTCAGTTCTCGGATAGAGAAATCGAACAGGCTGTTCAGCAGA encodes:
- a CDS encoding tetratricopeptide repeat protein; this encodes MAGAAAVRMISVSLLTAAFACGVSQTPTTPRVDTSKIPMTTSSELARDAFLKGRWLFDNLRVTDAHEYFLKAVEADPQFALAHLRVANTAATNQEFFEALRRAIEHSGNASGGERLLIGAFEAAVAGDPETQQAKLEALVALFPNDERAHNAIGNFFFFNQQDYERAISAFKAAIEVNPEFAQPYNQLGYALRFIGDFEGAEKAFQRYAELIPDQPNPYDSYAELLMRMGRFEESIERYKKALAIEPTFIASYIGIGNDQIFMGLFEDARSTFTGIEDIARNDAERRQACTWRAASYLHEGDFENALIEIDRRYDIAAETDDRTAMSADLNTTANILLFSGRIDEAAETYDLQLEMMQSSDAIDEIKEGTVRNRKWDLARVALAEFDLATASELASEYRQQVAEHNIRFEVQRTHELEGMIALAEGNFAEALEQFEQANQQNPQVWLLKARAYAATGDSVNGRSACEHVVHFNQINFNLAYVRKTARGLLETF
- a CDS encoding RNA polymerase sigma factor produces the protein MRMRRPDFDAAVATHGRRVFTLALYLLADQEEAEDVTQEVLIRFWRRGHEVAPERIGGWLARVTKNACFDEMRKSRRRSGNTESISDSVNLEPQDSAADPERLAGMSQLGGRIVRALGMLPEAQRCVVILREIQGLSYREISQALDISESNVRVTLHRGRRRLREELREVHDHVAAC
- a CDS encoding zf-HC2 domain-containing protein, with the protein product MSQHVDPVDCSEFRELVDAWVDDELDATDEARLTAHLESCVDCREERELAASVASQLRSLPEVDLPESVAAAVRRKTRAWPTVGLSGVRQGPLFRPLPAAVAVAVAVAVMVILVIPRKSPNQPQFSDREIEQAVQQTRIALAVVNSATRRAEFEVRRRVIVDGVVAERARDFMHTLDLLDGGRDASVAPTFSPSPNQKGS